In Edaphobacter paludis, a single window of DNA contains:
- a CDS encoding DUF1801 domain-containing protein has product MQVPYAKRWQKETDKLREIALGCNLTEELKWGKPCFTFLKKNVAIVIPLKESCALAFFKGALLKDPKHVLEKAGEHTQTGRWIKFTSIKDITALQLPLRSYFYEAIKLEQSGKKVELKKPSEYTIP; this is encoded by the coding sequence ATGCAGGTTCCCTACGCAAAGAGGTGGCAGAAGGAAACGGATAAGCTGCGAGAGATTGCGCTTGGCTGCAACCTGACCGAAGAACTCAAGTGGGGCAAACCCTGCTTCACATTTCTAAAGAAAAACGTCGCGATTGTAATTCCGCTCAAGGAGTCGTGCGCGCTGGCGTTCTTCAAAGGCGCTCTGCTCAAAGACCCCAAGCACGTTCTTGAAAAAGCCGGAGAGCACACACAGACCGGAAGATGGATAAAATTTACTTCGATCAAGGACATAACAGCCTTGCAGTTGCCTCTGAGAAGCTACTTCTACGAAGCCATCAAGCTGGAACAGTCCGGCAAGAAGGTAGAACTCAAGAAGCCGTCCGAGTACACTATTCCCTAG
- a CDS encoding carboxymuconolactone decarboxylase family protein: protein MEKGLAIQKLIVGSEAVEKMYEAAPSDQMRIQHLLSANCFGDYYTQDGIDVPTRELLTLSILVSLGGCEPQIKGHVAANLNVGNDRAKMVDVMTQLLPFIGYPRTLTGLRIVSEGKSE from the coding sequence ATGGAGAAAGGCCTCGCAATCCAGAAGTTGATCGTCGGTAGCGAGGCTGTCGAGAAGATGTACGAGGCCGCACCGTCCGATCAGATGCGCATTCAGCATTTACTTTCTGCAAATTGCTTCGGGGATTACTACACGCAAGATGGCATCGACGTTCCCACGCGCGAACTCTTGACTCTGAGTATTCTCGTTTCGCTGGGAGGCTGCGAACCGCAAATCAAAGGGCATGTCGCTGCAAATCTAAATGTCGGCAACGATCGGGCTAAGATGGTCGACGTGATGACTCAGCTGCTGCCTTTTATAGGATATCCCCGGACACTCACCGGTTTGCGCATCGTGAGTGAGGGAAAGTCCGAGTAA